The following proteins are co-located in the Streptomyces sp. NBC_00435 genome:
- a CDS encoding DUF4429 domain-containing protein, with translation MGDVLAGNHAVWEFDHTTNSMIIRFARGMRTPRLWHALGERLIPLEALSGVSLTVGRRDTVVLHASARAGADPLMDAAAGQLKEACDPYRLVLPGAAAGRAADFAGALRERLGPPGPAERFLVRVPRPATLKAYDARLAFDGSAVTFHWSRTGATSAKWKAGDQRYPLAALTAVAWHSPERPGGHLRLSVRDAPGDRSPDHDLASAVFGIGYGAVHESLPFAAAVLAGLRGTRTPVAAVPAPVLADRLQHLSELHGVGLLTDAEYAALRDRLAAED, from the coding sequence ATGGGTGACGTACTGGCCGGAAATCATGCCGTCTGGGAGTTCGACCACACCACGAACTCGATGATCATCCGCTTCGCACGGGGGATGCGAACGCCCAGGCTCTGGCACGCCTTGGGGGAACGACTGATTCCGCTCGAGGCGTTGTCCGGGGTGAGCCTGACCGTGGGACGGCGGGACACCGTGGTGTTGCACGCCTCCGCGCGGGCGGGCGCCGATCCCCTGATGGATGCGGCGGCGGGGCAGCTGAAGGAAGCGTGCGATCCGTACCGGCTGGTGCTGCCGGGCGCCGCCGCAGGCCGGGCGGCGGACTTCGCCGGTGCCCTGCGCGAACGGCTCGGCCCGCCGGGCCCGGCCGAGCGCTTCCTGGTGCGCGTCCCGCGGCCGGCCACCCTCAAGGCGTACGACGCCCGGCTGGCCTTCGACGGCAGCGCCGTCACCTTCCACTGGTCGCGCACCGGGGCGACGAGCGCCAAATGGAAGGCGGGCGACCAGCGGTATCCGCTGGCCGCCCTGACCGCGGTCGCCTGGCACTCCCCGGAACGGCCGGGGGGCCACCTGCGGCTGTCGGTCCGTGACGCCCCGGGTGACCGGAGCCCGGACCACGACCTCGCCTCGGCCGTCTTCGGCATCGGCTACGGGGCCGTGCACGAGTCACTGCCGTTCGCGGCGGCGGTCCTGGCCGGGCTGCGCGGTACCCGCACCCCGGTAGCCGCCGTGCCCGCGCCGGTGCTGGCCGACCGGCTGCAGCACCTGAGCGAGCTGCACGGTGTCGGCCTGCTCACCGACGCCGAGTACGCGGCCCTGCGCGACCGTCTCGCGGCCGAGGACTGA
- a CDS encoding aldo/keto reductase: MTENGSTAEIEKVELGKGGPLVGVQGLGCMGMSEFYGDTDEAVARQTLDAALDAGVTLFDTADVYGRGANEEFLAPFVAAHREGITLATKFAIERTDDPVYRGVRNDRAYIRRAVEDSLRRLGTDVIDLYYMHRRDPAVPFAESVGTMAELVREGKVRHLGLSEVTGAELREAHAVHPIAALQSEWSLFSRDVERTAVGAAAELGVAFVPYSPLGRGFLTGAFADASVELTAGDYRQHQPRFSGDNAKANTALLAPVREIAAARGATPGKIALAWVQQRAAVHGLTVVPIPGTRRPDRLAENTAATRITLTDPELALLEPIAAGVAGDRYPDMGSTSAARE, from the coding sequence ATGACCGAGAACGGCAGCACGGCGGAGATCGAGAAGGTCGAACTGGGCAAGGGCGGCCCGCTGGTGGGTGTCCAGGGCCTCGGCTGCATGGGCATGAGCGAGTTCTACGGGGACACGGACGAGGCGGTCGCCCGGCAGACCCTCGACGCGGCGCTGGACGCCGGGGTCACCCTCTTCGACACCGCGGACGTCTACGGGCGGGGCGCGAACGAGGAGTTCCTCGCGCCGTTCGTGGCCGCGCACCGCGAAGGGATCACCCTCGCCACGAAGTTCGCCATCGAGCGGACGGACGACCCGGTGTACCGCGGGGTCCGCAACGACCGGGCGTACATCCGCCGGGCGGTGGAGGACAGCCTGCGCCGCCTGGGCACCGACGTGATCGACCTGTACTACATGCACCGGCGCGATCCGGCCGTGCCGTTCGCCGAATCGGTCGGCACGATGGCGGAGTTGGTGCGGGAGGGGAAGGTGCGCCACCTCGGGCTCAGCGAGGTGACCGGTGCCGAGCTGCGCGAGGCGCACGCGGTGCACCCGATCGCGGCGCTCCAGTCGGAGTGGTCGTTGTTCAGCCGGGACGTGGAGCGCACCGCGGTGGGCGCGGCGGCGGAGCTGGGCGTGGCGTTCGTGCCGTACTCCCCGCTCGGGCGCGGCTTCCTGACGGGTGCGTTCGCGGACGCCTCGGTGGAGCTGACGGCCGGTGACTACCGCCAGCACCAGCCCCGTTTCAGCGGTGACAACGCGAAGGCGAACACGGCGCTGCTGGCGCCGGTACGGGAGATCGCGGCGGCCCGCGGGGCCACGCCGGGGAAGATCGCGCTGGCGTGGGTGCAGCAGCGGGCGGCGGTGCACGGCCTGACGGTCGTCCCGATCCCGGGCACCCGTAGGCCGGACCGTCTCGCGGAGAACACGGCGGCGACCCGGATCACCCTGACGGACCCGGAACTGGCCCTGCTGGAACCGATCGCCGCAGGCGTCGCGGGCGACCGCTACCCGGACATGGGCTCGACTTCGGCGGCGCGCGAATAA
- a CDS encoding MerR family transcriptional regulator: MSLTQTRYTISEVEARTGLTQHTLRWYERIGLMPHVDRSHSGQRRFSDKDLDWLAFVGKLRTTGMSVADMVRYAELVREGAHTFDQRRELLERTRCEVRARIAELTDALAVLDYKIDTYAMKVERT; the protein is encoded by the coding sequence ATGAGCCTGACGCAGACGAGGTACACGATCAGCGAGGTCGAGGCCCGGACCGGTCTGACCCAGCACACCCTGCGCTGGTACGAGCGGATCGGCCTGATGCCGCACGTGGACCGCTCGCACTCGGGCCAGCGGCGCTTCAGCGACAAGGACCTCGACTGGCTGGCCTTCGTGGGCAAGCTGCGCACCACCGGGATGTCGGTGGCGGACATGGTCCGGTACGCCGAACTCGTCCGCGAGGGCGCGCACACCTTCGACCAGCGGCGCGAACTGCTGGAACGGACGCGGTGCGAGGTGCGGGCGCGGATCGCGGAGCTGACGGACGCGCTCGCCGTACTGGACTACAAGATCGATACGTATGCGATGAAGGTGGAACGGACATGA
- a CDS encoding serine hydrolase domain-containing protein gives MQSLRIIENWPVPTAAAAVVRADGTVLGAHGPVDHRFPLASVTKPLAAYAALVAYEEGAIELDEPAGPEGSTVRHLLAHTSGLAFDEHRVTAPPGQRRLYSNAGFEVLGDHITKATGIPFAEYLNGAVFEPLGMTSSSLEGSPAKDGVSTVTDLLRFAAELQQPRLLDVRTVAEATAVVHPGLKGVLPGYGHQSPNDWGLGLEIRDGKSPHWTGAGSSPRTFGHFGQSGTFLWVDPDARAACVALTDRAFGPWAVEAWPPFTDAVLAELGAR, from the coding sequence TTGCAGAGTCTGCGCATCATCGAGAACTGGCCGGTCCCGACCGCCGCCGCGGCCGTCGTCCGTGCCGACGGAACGGTGCTCGGCGCCCACGGCCCGGTCGACCACCGCTTCCCGCTGGCCTCCGTCACCAAGCCGCTCGCCGCCTACGCCGCGCTCGTGGCCTACGAGGAGGGCGCGATCGAGCTGGACGAGCCGGCCGGGCCCGAGGGCTCCACCGTCCGCCACCTGCTCGCGCACACCAGCGGCCTGGCCTTCGACGAGCACCGGGTGACGGCCCCGCCCGGGCAGCGCCGGCTGTACTCGAACGCCGGATTCGAGGTGCTCGGCGACCACATCACCAAGGCCACCGGCATCCCCTTCGCCGAGTACCTGAACGGGGCCGTCTTCGAGCCGCTGGGCATGACCTCGAGCAGCCTGGAGGGCTCGCCCGCCAAGGACGGCGTCTCCACCGTCACCGACCTGCTGCGCTTCGCCGCCGAGCTCCAGCAGCCCCGACTGCTGGACGTGCGCACCGTCGCCGAGGCCACTGCCGTGGTCCACCCCGGGCTCAAGGGGGTGCTGCCGGGCTACGGCCACCAGTCCCCCAACGACTGGGGCCTCGGCCTGGAGATCCGCGACGGGAAGTCCCCGCACTGGACGGGCGCCGGCTCCTCGCCGCGCACCTTCGGGCACTTCGGGCAGTCCGGGACCTTCCTGTGGGTGGATCCGGATGCCCGTGCCGCCTGCGTGGCACTGACCGACCGTGCCTTCGGACCGTGG